In one window of Haloimpatiens sp. FM7315 DNA:
- a CDS encoding metal-dependent transcriptional regulator, giving the protein MDKEEFFTFRQYMQKDGDALTASAEDYLEMIYRLSIIKNYTRMGDLAEALNVQTPSATKMVQKLSDLNLVKYEKYGVISLHEKGKKIGKFLLDRHNTIDRFLSILEVSEVLEETEKIEHTIDEDTLWAMKDLVKFFDENKDIMNKFKNSRQNRRK; this is encoded by the coding sequence ATGGATAAAGAGGAATTTTTCACCTTTAGACAGTATATGCAAAAAGATGGGGATGCATTAACAGCTTCAGCTGAAGATTATTTGGAGATGATATATAGACTCTCTATAATTAAAAATTATACGAGAATGGGGGATTTAGCAGAGGCTTTAAATGTTCAAACTCCCTCCGCAACAAAGATGGTTCAAAAACTTTCAGATCTTAATTTAGTTAAATATGAAAAATACGGTGTTATATCTTTACATGAGAAGGGTAAAAAAATAGGAAAATTTTTACTAGATAGACATAACACTATAGATAGATTTTTGTCTATATTAGAGGTTTCAGAGGTTTTAGAGGAAACAGAGAAGATAGAGCATACTATAGATGAAGACACTTTATGGGCGATGAAGGATTTAGTAAAATTCTTTGACGAAAATAAGGATATAATGAATAAATTTAAAAATAGCAGACAAAATAGAAGAAAGTAA
- a CDS encoding ferrous iron transport protein A, with protein sequence MNLLCNISKGKESKVKCLLSTGALKERMLALGLTEGTYVKVLRKGPCDNLTLYNIRGAMIALRKEEASLICVY encoded by the coding sequence ATGAATCTACTTTGTAACATCTCTAAAGGAAAAGAGAGCAAAGTTAAGTGTCTACTATCTACAGGAGCTTTAAAAGAAAGAATGCTTGCTTTAGGATTAACAGAAGGCACTTATGTAAAAGTCCTTAGAAAAGGTCCTTGTGATAACTTAACTTTATATAACATTAGAGGTGCAATGATTGCCCTTAGAAAAGAGGAAGCCTCTTTAATATGCGTATATTAA
- a CDS encoding methyl-accepting chemotaxis protein → MYISQAELYAPITNLIIKSILLTLACCFIVGIILFIIIKNITNPFKLVVKHLDNISRGDLTTEVSKKSLSMGGEIGQLAKAVNKMQSSLKNLIINVQDSSQSIDKEAENLSGVAEEMSNSSNNVSIAIQDVAKGATGQAENLVKATENLNNFGDILDKTIKAIENINSISNNINVLAKDSNGKMERYVTTSNNFSDSFGELYKYVEGFSKNIKDINDITNLINNISDQTNLLALNAAIEAARAGESGKGFAVVAEEVRKLAEQSKDSAGEINKRINEVLKKTNMVTDMTSTMDKDMTEQISTLKETMKSFKEIIKEIQDMIPKIEEVNDLTSVINTKKEEVLEEVEGVSSVAEEVSASSEEIAASSEEMNASSEEVAASSEMLNSMTKGMIEHVNKFKIKKD, encoded by the coding sequence ATGTATATATCACAAGCTGAGCTTTATGCTCCTATAACAAATTTAATTATAAAATCAATATTGCTTACATTGGCATGTTGCTTTATAGTTGGAATAATATTATTTATAATTATAAAAAATATAACAAATCCATTCAAATTAGTAGTAAAACATTTAGATAATATTTCAAGAGGAGATTTAACAACTGAAGTTTCTAAAAAATCACTAAGCATGGGTGGGGAAATAGGTCAGTTAGCTAAAGCGGTTAATAAAATGCAAAGCTCTTTAAAGAATTTAATTATAAACGTTCAAGATTCCTCACAAAGTATAGACAAGGAGGCTGAAAATTTATCAGGAGTTGCAGAGGAAATGTCCAATTCCTCTAATAATGTGTCTATAGCTATTCAGGATGTAGCTAAGGGAGCAACAGGTCAGGCAGAAAACTTAGTAAAGGCAACAGAAAACCTTAACAATTTTGGTGATATACTTGATAAAACCATTAAGGCTATAGAAAATATTAATTCTATATCAAATAACATAAATGTTTTGGCAAAAGACAGTAATGGCAAGATGGAGAGATACGTAACTACATCTAATAATTTCAGTGATTCTTTCGGTGAATTATATAAGTATGTAGAAGGTTTTTCAAAAAACATTAAAGATATAAATGATATAACTAATCTTATAAATAATATTTCAGATCAAACTAACTTACTTGCCCTAAATGCTGCCATTGAAGCTGCTAGAGCAGGAGAATCTGGGAAAGGTTTTGCCGTAGTTGCAGAAGAGGTTAGAAAGCTTGCAGAGCAAAGCAAAGATTCTGCAGGAGAAATAAACAAGAGGATAAACGAAGTTTTAAAGAAGACAAATATGGTTACAGATATGACTTCTACTATGGATAAAGATATGACAGAGCAGATAAGTACATTAAAAGAAACCATGAAATCTTTTAAAGAGATAATAAAAGAAATACAAGATATGATACCTAAAATTGAAGAGGTTAATGATTTAACTTCTGTAATCAATACTAAAAAAGAAGAAGTGTTAGAAGAGGTTGAAGGGGTGTCCTCCGTTGCAGAAGAAGTTTCTGCTTCATCAGAGGAAATAGCAGCTTCATCAGAGGAAATGAACGCTTCATCAGAGGAGGTTGCTGCAAGTTCTGAAATGCTTAATAGTATGACAAAAGGTATGATAGAACATGTAAATAAATTTAAAATAAAGAAGGATTAA
- a CDS encoding GGDEF domain-containing protein, with the protein MDEVLRRDIFTDCLTGLPNLFEFIKSDTDKIFGDKGSIIIVDIMNFLAVNINYGEAMGDLCLRLMGKLIREIISEYSDVTAYRTDGDEFTIILPGCGIGKAKEACVEISTKYKRIMNENGFTDMDVHLLKLEYNEKINNIGDFYKIVFDYILIEARNSCEKFSSKDWGHHIISSFTNRIKETLGFFDGAYNLALTDDVSGLPNSRAAKIYLNSLLDIEDEENKNFSVLFIDGDNLKKYNNEGYSSGNEMIKKLSKVIKNSASENNRVYRWLSGDEFLVVLNRAGDKEVLEIAERIRKKLKKNLKNGCIQ; encoded by the coding sequence ATGGATGAGGTACTTAGAAGAGACATATTTACAGACTGTTTAACAGGACTTCCTAATCTTTTTGAGTTTATAAAATCTGACACAGATAAAATTTTTGGGGACAAGGGGTCTATTATTATTGTTGATATTATGAATTTTTTAGCTGTAAACATAAATTATGGTGAAGCTATGGGAGATTTATGCTTAAGGTTAATGGGAAAATTAATTAGGGAGATTATAAGCGAATACTCTGATGTGACTGCATATAGAACTGATGGGGATGAATTTACTATAATTCTTCCAGGTTGTGGAATAGGTAAAGCCAAGGAGGCATGCGTTGAAATCAGTACTAAATACAAAAGAATCATGAACGAAAACGGTTTCACAGATATGGATGTTCACTTATTAAAATTAGAGTATAATGAAAAAATAAATAATATTGGTGATTTTTATAAAATTGTTTTTGATTATATTTTAATTGAAGCGAGAAATAGCTGTGAAAAATTTAGTTCTAAGGATTGGGGACATCACATAATATCCAGTTTTACAAATAGAATTAAGGAGACCTTAGGTTTTTTTGATGGAGCTTACAATTTAGCTTTAACAGATGATGTTTCTGGTCTTCCAAATAGCAGGGCAGCAAAGATATATTTAAATAGCTTATTAGATATAGAAGATGAAGAAAATAAAAATTTTAGTGTACTATTTATAGATGGAGATAATTTAAAAAAATACAATAATGAAGGCTATAGTAGTGGCAATGAAATGATAAAAAAATTATCAAAGGTTATAAAAAATAGTGCCTCAGAAAATAACAGAGTTTATAGATGGCTATCTGGAGATGAATTTTTGGTGGTATTAAATAGAGCAGGGGATAAGGAAGTTTTAGAGATAGCTGAAAGAATTAGAAAAAAGTTGAAGAAGAATCTAAAAAATGGATGTATTCAATAA
- a CDS encoding diguanylate cyclase domain-containing protein has product MYSITVSIGVATYPKDGNTINKLVEKAEKANSMAKDSGKNKVIKCD; this is encoded by the coding sequence ATGTATTCAATAACAGTATCCATTGGAGTGGCTACTTATCCTAAAGATGGAAATACTATAAATAAATTAGTTGAAAAAGCAGAAAAAGCGAATTCTATGGCAAAAGATTCAGGTAAAAATAAAGTAATAAAGTGTGATTAG